One part of the Microlunatus elymi genome encodes these proteins:
- a CDS encoding glycosyltransferase family 4 protein: MPPTLIITNDFPPTIGGIEGFVFDLCGLLDDNVVVLTRHTRGWQVHDQELPFPVIRSGSLLLPQPTIARLAAKLIKEHKINSVIFGAMAPLALLAPAVRAAGADRLLAISHGHETWWASLPGSSGLLHRMADEVDHVSTISDYTRRRIGPALSARAGEQLIMLSPPVDLDLFRPAAIAADDHGRPRCVAVGRMVRQKGFDTLLRAWRLVLDRGWTGPDPELVLVGDGPQARTLRRLAGRLGLTGTVRFTGSLPRTQVARVLRTGRLFALPVRTRLAGLNPEGLGIVFAEASASGLPVIAGRSGGAPETVREGETGFVVDPDDPHELAQRIVELLADPDRARRMGAAGRKHVADRYGQLRARRTVRAALGLDAA, from the coding sequence ATGCCGCCGACCTTGATCATCACCAACGACTTCCCACCCACCATCGGCGGCATCGAGGGCTTCGTCTTCGATCTCTGCGGTCTGCTGGACGACAACGTGGTCGTGCTCACCCGACACACCCGCGGCTGGCAGGTCCATGATCAAGAACTGCCGTTCCCGGTGATCAGGAGCGGTTCGTTGTTGCTGCCTCAGCCCACGATCGCCCGGCTCGCCGCGAAGTTGATCAAGGAACACAAGATCAACTCGGTGATCTTCGGGGCGATGGCGCCGTTGGCCCTGCTGGCGCCGGCGGTTCGTGCCGCCGGTGCCGATCGGCTGCTGGCGATCAGTCACGGTCACGAGACCTGGTGGGCCAGTCTGCCCGGAAGCAGCGGCCTGCTGCATCGGATGGCCGACGAAGTTGATCATGTCTCGACGATCTCCGACTACACCCGACGGCGGATCGGGCCGGCGCTGTCGGCGCGGGCGGGAGAGCAGCTGATCATGCTGTCTCCGCCGGTCGATCTCGACCTCTTCCGGCCCGCCGCCATCGCCGCTGATGATCATGGTCGGCCGCGCTGCGTCGCGGTCGGCCGGATGGTACGGCAGAAGGGTTTCGACACGCTGCTGCGAGCCTGGCGGCTGGTGCTGGATCGCGGATGGACCGGACCGGATCCCGAGTTGGTGCTGGTCGGCGACGGTCCACAGGCTCGAACGCTGCGCCGGCTGGCCGGTCGACTCGGGCTGACCGGAACGGTCCGCTTCACCGGCTCGCTGCCACGAACCCAGGTCGCGCGGGTGCTGCGTACCGGGCGACTGTTCGCGTTGCCGGTACGCACCCGGTTGGCCGGGCTGAATCCGGAAGGTCTGGGGATCGTGTTCGCCGAGGCGTCGGCGAGCGGACTGCCGGTGATCGCCGGCCGCTCCGGCGGCGCCCCGGAAACCGTACGAGAGGGCGAGACCGGCTTCGTGGTCGATCCCGACGACCCGCACGAGCTGGCGCAGCGGATCGTCGAGCTGCTCGCCGATCCGGATCGGGCCCGGCGGATGGGGGCGGCCGGCCGCAAGCACGTGGCCGACCGTTACGGACAGCTCCGGGCACGCCGTACGGTGCGCGCAGCACTCGGACTGGACGCGGCTTAG
- a CDS encoding lysophospholipid acyltransferase family protein, which yields MFYWIVKRLIAQPLFSAWWRPWVEGESNIPETGAAILVGNHLAEGETILLPAILKRRLVFTPKAELFAMAGFKGLVFKWFLRAIKMLPLDRSGGKKSADDMAAFAGVLHDGGVLIMFPEGSRSPDGRLYKGRTGAARLALQTGAPVIPVAVSNTKMYKNRLGIPRLHRPGIRIGKPMDFSAYRGAGNDRDTLRWITDEMMNAIMELSGQTYVDVYVSAVKAGLRRGQPVAAPVLARPGLGRPVPALPRRESEAA from the coding sequence TTGTTCTACTGGATCGTGAAAAGACTGATCGCCCAGCCGCTGTTCAGCGCGTGGTGGCGGCCGTGGGTCGAAGGGGAGTCGAACATCCCCGAGACCGGCGCGGCCATCCTGGTGGGCAATCATCTCGCCGAGGGCGAGACCATCCTGCTGCCCGCCATTCTCAAGCGGCGGCTGGTGTTCACCCCCAAGGCCGAGTTGTTCGCGATGGCCGGCTTCAAGGGCCTGGTGTTCAAGTGGTTCCTGCGGGCGATCAAGATGCTGCCGCTGGACCGATCCGGCGGCAAGAAGAGCGCCGACGACATGGCCGCCTTCGCCGGCGTGCTGCACGACGGCGGCGTGTTGATCATGTTCCCGGAGGGCAGCCGGTCGCCGGACGGCCGGCTGTACAAAGGGCGTACGGGTGCGGCCCGGCTGGCGCTGCAGACCGGTGCGCCGGTGATCCCGGTGGCCGTCTCGAACACGAAGATGTACAAGAACCGGCTGGGCATCCCGCGACTGCACCGACCCGGGATCCGGATCGGCAAGCCGATGGATTTCTCCGCCTACCGAGGCGCCGGCAACGATCGCGATACTCTCCGCTGGATCACCGACGAGATGATGAACGCGATCATGGAGCTGTCCGGTCAGACCTACGTCGACGTGTACGTGTCGGCGGTCAAGGCCGGGCTGCGGCGGGGCCAGCCGGTGGCCGCGCCGGTGCTGGCCCGTCCCGGCTTGGGCCGTCCGGTTCCGGCGCTTCCGCGTAGGGAGTCGGAGGCGGCCTGA
- a CDS encoding MFS transporter, which produces MPAKSRWLALVAFSLSILVIGLDTTVLSVALPTLARKLDATQSDLQWFSTAFMLTLAGGMLPASVIGDRLGRKKTLVAALMVFGGCAYWSAHVSGPGQLIAARAMMGFAAALISVIALGMIPALFAPEERGKAIGIMMTATFIGLPIGPIVGGWILTNAWWGWVFLMNVPVAGLAAVMVVVLVPETKPDRPEPVDIIGLVLSIGGLAAVCYGFVEAGSKGWRDPATLGWIGGGVAALIILAGWEQSMANTRQFPLIPPSLFRIPGFAAGTLVPWIGQFSLMGLLFILPLYGQAVRNEDAMGSGIRLLPLIGGFTVAAVIGDRLAGRLGPRVVAAGGYLIMAIGVLLGARMTATSSDLYLTIWLAIAGLGLGLGLVTAASVALKYIPPDRSTQASAVYQALQKTGGPLGAALLGSALSQAYQHHLVLPARLSASATETIKSGVFQGLAVADRGPGLRTTVRDAFVSGMTTTLWICVGIALVAAAASIGLLPGRTPAARRARQPADAERSAGPDPMPACEPTNPPDESSPEPAAAGTAELAGRRSPAP; this is translated from the coding sequence ATGCCTGCGAAGTCGCGATGGCTGGCGCTGGTCGCCTTCAGCTTGTCGATTCTGGTCATCGGACTGGACACCACGGTCCTCTCGGTGGCCCTGCCGACCCTGGCCCGAAAGCTCGACGCAACCCAGTCGGACCTGCAGTGGTTCAGTACGGCGTTCATGCTGACGCTGGCCGGTGGCATGCTGCCGGCCAGCGTGATCGGCGACCGGCTCGGACGCAAGAAGACCCTGGTCGCCGCGCTCATGGTCTTCGGCGGATGCGCCTACTGGTCGGCCCACGTGAGCGGGCCCGGGCAACTCATCGCCGCCCGGGCGATGATGGGCTTCGCGGCGGCACTGATCTCGGTCATCGCGCTCGGCATGATCCCGGCGCTGTTCGCCCCCGAGGAGCGTGGGAAGGCCATCGGGATCATGATGACGGCGACCTTCATCGGGCTACCGATCGGGCCGATCGTCGGTGGGTGGATCCTGACCAACGCCTGGTGGGGCTGGGTCTTCCTGATGAACGTGCCGGTCGCCGGCCTGGCCGCCGTCATGGTGGTCGTGCTGGTGCCGGAGACCAAACCGGACCGGCCGGAGCCGGTCGACATCATCGGCCTGGTGCTCAGCATCGGCGGCCTGGCCGCGGTCTGCTACGGATTCGTCGAGGCCGGCAGCAAGGGCTGGCGGGACCCGGCAACGCTCGGTTGGATCGGCGGCGGAGTCGCCGCGTTGATCATCCTCGCCGGCTGGGAGCAGAGCATGGCGAACACCCGCCAGTTCCCCCTCATTCCGCCGTCGCTGTTTCGGATCCCGGGCTTTGCGGCCGGCACCTTGGTGCCCTGGATCGGTCAGTTCTCCCTGATGGGGCTGCTGTTCATCCTGCCGCTGTACGGGCAGGCCGTCCGAAACGAGGACGCGATGGGCAGCGGAATCAGGCTGCTGCCGCTGATCGGCGGCTTCACCGTGGCGGCGGTGATCGGCGACCGGCTGGCCGGACGGCTCGGCCCGCGGGTGGTCGCGGCCGGCGGCTACCTGATCATGGCGATCGGCGTACTCCTCGGTGCCCGGATGACGGCGACCTCGTCCGATCTCTACCTCACGATCTGGCTGGCGATCGCCGGACTCGGCCTGGGTCTCGGCCTCGTCACCGCCGCCTCGGTGGCGCTCAAGTACATACCGCCGGACCGGTCGACGCAGGCATCGGCGGTCTACCAGGCGCTGCAGAAGACCGGCGGCCCGCTCGGAGCCGCCCTGCTCGGCAGTGCTCTGAGCCAGGCGTACCAGCACCATCTCGTCCTGCCGGCCCGGCTGAGCGCGAGCGCGACGGAAACGATCAAGTCCGGGGTGTTCCAGGGACTGGCCGTCGCCGACCGCGGACCCGGACTCCGTACCACCGTTCGGGACGCGTTCGTCAGCGGGATGACGACGACGCTGTGGATCTGTGTCGGCATCGCCCTCGTCGCCGCTGCGGCGTCGATCGGACTGCTCCCCGGCCGCACGCCCGCTGCCCGACGGGCACGGCAACCCGCGGACGCTGAACGCTCCGCCGGTCCAGATCCGATGCCGGCCTGCGAACCGACGAATCCGCCGGACGAGTCGTCGCCGGAACCGGCCGCCGCAGGCACCGCCGAACTGGCCGGACGGCGATCACCCGCCCCGTGA
- a CDS encoding class II 3-deoxy-7-phosphoheptulonate synthase has protein sequence MSELPTLKDLHALKPLQQPTYADADEVADVVRQLRRLPPLVFAGECDELRDKLAEVSAGHAFLLQGGDCAETFAGVTASNIQNKLRTLLSMAIVLTYAAQVPVVKVGRMAGQYTKPRSSDTETRGDVTLPAYRGDAVNGFDFTEQARRHDPQRLLGVYNASSATLNLVRAFVKGGFADMRTMHSWNSAFVRNSPAGVRYEQLTAEIERALAFIEACGIESEQTRTVDFYSSHEGLSLEYEHAMTRIDSRTHRPYNTSGHLIWIGERTRQLDGAHVELMRHVSNPVGIKLGPTTTADTALELADRIDPANQPGRITFITRMGAGKIRDLLPDVVEKVTASGRQVAWVCDPMHGNTFESANGFKTRAFSDVIDEVNGFFDVHDELGTWPGGMHIELTGDDVTECVGGAQELAEADLSSRYETLCDPRLNRNQSLELAFQVAERLVQSRNSRS, from the coding sequence GTGTCTGAGCTGCCCACGCTGAAGGATCTGCACGCGCTGAAACCTCTTCAGCAGCCCACCTATGCCGATGCCGACGAGGTGGCCGACGTCGTCCGGCAGCTGCGCCGGTTGCCTCCGCTGGTCTTCGCCGGCGAGTGCGACGAGTTGCGCGACAAGCTGGCCGAGGTGTCGGCCGGCCACGCCTTTCTGTTGCAGGGCGGCGATTGCGCCGAGACGTTCGCCGGGGTCACCGCCTCCAACATCCAGAACAAGCTGCGCACCCTGCTGTCGATGGCGATCGTGCTGACGTACGCCGCGCAGGTGCCGGTGGTCAAGGTCGGCCGGATGGCCGGGCAGTACACCAAGCCGCGCAGTTCCGACACCGAGACCCGCGGCGACGTGACCCTGCCGGCCTACCGCGGTGACGCGGTCAACGGGTTCGACTTCACCGAGCAGGCCCGCCGGCACGATCCGCAGCGGCTGCTCGGCGTCTACAACGCCTCTTCGGCGACCCTCAATCTGGTGCGCGCCTTCGTCAAGGGCGGGTTCGCCGACATGCGGACCATGCACTCGTGGAATTCCGCCTTCGTCCGCAACAGCCCGGCCGGGGTGCGCTACGAACAGTTGACCGCCGAGATCGAGCGGGCGCTGGCGTTCATCGAGGCCTGCGGGATCGAGAGCGAGCAGACCCGTACGGTCGACTTCTACTCCAGCCACGAGGGGTTGAGCCTGGAGTACGAGCACGCGATGACCCGGATCGACTCCCGCACCCACCGTCCGTACAACACGTCCGGGCATCTGATCTGGATCGGGGAGCGGACCCGCCAGCTGGACGGTGCCCATGTCGAGTTGATGCGGCACGTCAGCAACCCGGTCGGCATCAAGCTCGGCCCGACCACCACCGCCGACACCGCGCTGGAGTTGGCCGACCGGATCGATCCGGCCAATCAGCCGGGCCGGATCACCTTCATCACCCGGATGGGCGCGGGCAAGATCCGCGACCTGCTGCCGGACGTGGTGGAGAAGGTGACCGCCAGCGGCCGGCAGGTGGCCTGGGTCTGCGATCCGATGCACGGCAACACGTTCGAGTCGGCGAACGGTTTCAAGACCCGCGCGTTCAGCGACGTGATCGACGAGGTGAACGGCTTCTTCGACGTGCACGACGAGCTCGGTACGTGGCCGGGCGGGATGCACATCGAGCTCACCGGCGACGACGTCACCGAGTGCGTCGGCGGTGCGCAGGAGCTGGCCGAGGCCGATCTGTCCAGCCGCTACGAGACCTTGTGCGATCCGCGGCTGAACCGCAATCAGTCGCTGGAGTTGGCCTTTCAGGTTGCTGAGCGACTGGTGCAGAGCCGCAACAGCCGGAGTTGA
- a CDS encoding peptide MFS transporter codes for MSEPTTAEEQRDSGSSDRGFFGHPWGLANLAGVELWERFSFYGMQGILIYYLYYSVTKGGLGMPQEAATSIVGAYGGLVYLSAILGAWFADRIFGAERTLTYAAILIMLGHISLAVVPGFAGVGIGLICVAIGSGTLKTTTSSVLGDMYGLKDDRRDAGFSIYYMGVNIGALVGPLVTGWVWKMDGFHWGFGLAAVGMAIGLTQYLLMRRRTLGNAGKTVSNPLDRAGALRYGLAAAVAVALIVVLTLTGVITANRLSAIVVVVTVAAAIILFAVMLSSNRISGVERRRVISFIPMFIASAAFWSLFQQQFTVVAVYSDKRLDRSLFGWQMPPSWTQSIEPIFVIVFAGVFAAMWTKLGPRQPSSPIKFSLGTIIMGLAFWLFLPFAASGKNGTPLLWLVLILFVFSMAELLLSPVGQSLSTKLAPAAFHSQMIALFFLSVAIGSSAAGALAGLYTTDNDVAYFLPIGAASIAVGIILAVMSRWIRRMMGGVH; via the coding sequence ATGAGCGAGCCGACGACAGCCGAGGAACAACGCGATTCCGGCAGCAGCGATCGGGGGTTCTTCGGGCATCCGTGGGGCCTGGCCAACCTGGCCGGCGTGGAGCTCTGGGAGCGGTTCAGCTTCTACGGGATGCAGGGCATCCTCATCTACTACCTCTACTACAGCGTCACCAAGGGCGGCCTGGGGATGCCGCAGGAGGCCGCGACCTCGATCGTCGGCGCGTACGGAGGTCTGGTCTACCTGTCGGCGATTCTCGGGGCCTGGTTCGCCGACCGGATCTTCGGAGCCGAACGGACGCTGACCTACGCCGCGATCCTGATCATGCTCGGGCACATCTCACTGGCCGTCGTGCCCGGCTTCGCCGGCGTCGGCATCGGCCTGATCTGTGTGGCGATCGGCTCCGGCACCCTGAAGACCACCACCAGCTCGGTGCTCGGCGACATGTACGGCCTGAAGGACGATCGCCGCGACGCCGGCTTCTCGATCTACTACATGGGCGTGAACATCGGCGCCCTGGTCGGCCCGCTGGTGACCGGCTGGGTGTGGAAGATGGACGGCTTCCACTGGGGCTTCGGGCTGGCAGCGGTTGGCATGGCGATCGGCCTGACCCAGTATCTGCTGATGCGCCGGCGGACTCTCGGCAACGCCGGCAAGACCGTCAGCAATCCGCTCGATCGGGCCGGAGCGCTCCGCTACGGCCTGGCCGCCGCCGTCGCAGTGGCGCTGATCGTGGTGCTCACGCTGACCGGTGTGATCACCGCGAACCGGTTGTCCGCCATCGTGGTGGTGGTCACCGTCGCCGCCGCGATCATCCTGTTCGCGGTGATGCTGAGCAGCAACCGGATCAGCGGAGTGGAACGACGCCGGGTGATCTCGTTCATCCCGATGTTCATCGCCAGCGCCGCCTTCTGGTCGCTGTTCCAGCAGCAGTTCACCGTGGTCGCGGTGTACTCCGACAAACGGTTGGACCGGTCGCTGTTCGGCTGGCAGATGCCGCCGTCCTGGACCCAGTCGATCGAACCGATCTTCGTGATCGTCTTCGCCGGCGTGTTTGCGGCGATGTGGACCAAGCTGGGGCCGCGACAGCCGTCCTCGCCGATCAAGTTCTCCCTCGGCACCATCATCATGGGGCTGGCGTTCTGGCTCTTCCTGCCGTTCGCCGCCAGCGGCAAGAACGGCACTCCGCTGTTGTGGCTGGTGCTGATCCTGTTCGTCTTCTCGATGGCCGAGTTGTTGCTGTCGCCGGTCGGTCAGTCGCTGTCCACCAAGCTGGCACCGGCGGCGTTCCACAGCCAGATGATCGCCCTGTTCTTCCTGTCGGTGGCGATCGGCAGTTCCGCTGCCGGCGCGTTGGCCGGCCTGTACACCACCGACAACGACGTCGCCTACTTCCTGCCCATCGGCGCGGCCTCGATCGCGGTCGGCATCATCCTGGCCGTGATGAGCAGGTGGATCCGCCGGATGATGGGCGGGGTGCATTAG
- a CDS encoding lysophospholipid acyltransferase family protein, protein MPEQQRPERDEPETGRKHRIRLPGRRGTEFSVPELHVPDLHVPDIRVPDKLRGPENEESNAGAVLYWLLRNILVGPVVERSFRPKVEGEEHVPEEGPAILASNHLSYADWMFMPLALDRRVTFVAKSDYFTGTGVRGFLQRRFFSGTGQVPVDRSGGAASQGALRAGLKVLQRGELFGIFPEGTRSHDGRLYKGRTGVARLALEAGVPVIPTAVIGTDLIAPPGRVLSRVISPTIKFGKPLDFARYQGLSTDRFILRSVTDEIMYQIMELSGQTYVDAYATSVRAVD, encoded by the coding sequence ATGCCCGAGCAGCAGCGGCCGGAACGGGACGAACCCGAAACCGGGCGGAAGCACCGGATTCGGCTGCCCGGTCGCCGGGGGACCGAGTTCTCGGTCCCCGAGTTGCACGTGCCCGACCTGCATGTGCCCGACATTCGGGTCCCGGACAAGTTGCGCGGGCCGGAGAACGAGGAGTCCAACGCCGGCGCGGTGCTCTACTGGCTGCTGCGCAACATCCTGGTCGGCCCGGTGGTCGAGCGGTCGTTCCGGCCGAAGGTCGAGGGCGAGGAGCACGTGCCCGAGGAGGGGCCGGCCATCCTGGCCAGCAACCATCTCTCGTACGCGGACTGGATGTTCATGCCGCTGGCGCTGGATCGCCGGGTCACCTTCGTGGCCAAGTCCGACTACTTCACCGGCACCGGCGTACGAGGTTTCCTGCAGCGCCGCTTCTTCTCCGGCACCGGGCAGGTCCCGGTCGATCGCAGCGGCGGCGCCGCCAGTCAGGGTGCCTTGCGGGCCGGTCTGAAGGTACTGCAGCGCGGCGAACTGTTCGGCATCTTCCCCGAGGGCACCCGCAGTCATGACGGCCGGCTCTACAAAGGTCGGACCGGAGTCGCCCGGCTGGCTCTGGAGGCCGGCGTGCCGGTGATCCCGACGGCGGTGATCGGTACCGACCTGATCGCACCACCGGGCCGGGTGCTGTCCCGGGTGATCAGTCCGACGATCAAGTTCGGCAAGCCGCTGGACTTCGCCCGCTATCAGGGCCTGTCCACCGACCGATTCATCCTCCGCTCGGTCACCGACGAGATCATGTACCAGATCATGGAGCTGTCCGGTCAGACGTATGTGGACGCCTATGCGACCAGCGTCCGCGCTGTCGACTAA
- a CDS encoding TetR family transcriptional regulator, with product MTTTAGTSTGLRERKKRRTQQALQAAAIRLMSENGFARTTIDQIADAADVSPRTFFRYFPSKESALLTDLQDEVVAVHLAAAPAELSIAAAYEAAVRAAFDDLSAEEWKVEQARMRLVVTTPELGVTAAVIGALRPIEDAGEFIRRRLGLEADDPRPAVYAAMLVAAVAAAVVPLLADLEDGALDRAALLDAMHLGVEVLQDGFPTGLEP from the coding sequence ATGACGACCACGGCAGGTACCAGCACAGGGCTCCGGGAGCGCAAGAAGCGCAGGACTCAGCAGGCCTTGCAGGCGGCGGCCATCCGCCTGATGAGCGAGAACGGCTTTGCTCGTACGACGATCGACCAGATCGCCGACGCCGCCGACGTTTCGCCGCGGACCTTCTTCCGCTACTTCCCCAGCAAGGAGTCGGCGTTGCTGACCGATCTCCAGGACGAGGTCGTGGCCGTTCATCTGGCCGCCGCTCCTGCCGAGCTGTCGATCGCCGCCGCGTACGAAGCGGCGGTGCGGGCGGCCTTCGACGATCTGTCCGCCGAGGAGTGGAAGGTGGAGCAGGCGCGGATGCGGCTGGTCGTCACGACTCCGGAGCTGGGCGTGACGGCGGCTGTGATCGGTGCCCTGCGGCCGATCGAGGACGCAGGAGAATTCATTCGTCGTCGGCTCGGCCTCGAAGCCGATGACCCTCGACCTGCTGTGTACGCCGCCATGCTGGTGGCTGCCGTGGCCGCCGCAGTCGTCCCGCTTCTCGCCGATCTCGAGGACGGCGCCCTGGATCGGGCCGCGCTGCTCGATGCGATGCACCTGGGAGTCGAGGTGCTCCAGGACGGATTCCCGACCGGCCTCGAGCCCTGA
- a CDS encoding SDR family oxidoreductase, translating into MTVALVTGASRGIGEATAVGLARRGLDVVINYRDKQARADRVVERIRAAGGQAVAIRADLTEPAAVESMVARTVREFGRLDRLVLNASGGLERDAPADYATQLNCVAQVRLADLAVEQMTSGGRIVFVTSHEAHFHGAGETLSEYAPVAASKRAGEDALLERAPGYAERGVSLVVVSGDLIDGTITAKLLDRARPGLIEQRRAEAGYLPSVDTFAAEVVRATLAAGPDPLILVGETRPVPDR; encoded by the coding sequence ATGACGGTGGCATTGGTGACCGGCGCATCACGCGGAATCGGTGAGGCGACGGCCGTCGGATTGGCCAGGCGGGGCCTGGACGTGGTGATCAACTACCGCGACAAGCAGGCCCGTGCCGATCGCGTCGTCGAGCGGATCCGGGCGGCCGGCGGTCAGGCGGTTGCGATCCGTGCCGACCTGACCGAACCGGCAGCTGTGGAGTCGATGGTCGCGCGAACGGTCCGGGAGTTCGGCCGACTCGACCGACTCGTGCTGAACGCCAGTGGAGGGCTGGAGCGCGACGCCCCGGCCGACTACGCGACGCAACTGAACTGTGTCGCGCAGGTCCGGCTCGCCGACCTCGCCGTCGAACAAATGACGTCCGGCGGCCGGATCGTGTTCGTCACCAGTCACGAGGCGCATTTCCACGGCGCCGGCGAAACGCTGTCCGAGTACGCCCCGGTCGCGGCCAGCAAACGCGCCGGAGAGGATGCGCTGCTGGAACGGGCGCCCGGCTACGCCGAACGCGGCGTGTCGCTGGTGGTGGTCAGCGGCGATCTGATCGACGGCACCATCACCGCCAAACTTCTCGACCGAGCGCGTCCAGGACTGATCGAACAACGCCGCGCCGAAGCCGGTTACCTGCCGAGCGTCGACACCTTCGCCGCCGAGGTCGTCCGGGCCACCCTCGCCGCCGGTCCCGACCCGCTGATCCTCGTCGGCGAGACACGACCCGTACCGGATCGCTGA
- a CDS encoding ROK family glucokinase, whose protein sequence is MARAARAPRATTRAARSPAKALPTAAVPYSIGVDIGGTKVAAGVVNGQGEIVERELAATPSRSAVAVEDTIAEVVRKLRHRHRVETVGIGAAGWVDTDQAVVRFSPHLAWRQEPLKQRLEQRIDLPLIVDNDANAAAWAEYRYGAGKGASVMVCITLGTGIGGGLVLNGQLFRGSYGMAGEWGHMIAVPGGQLCECGNRGCWEQYASGNALVRDAKELVRSGSPVVQGLLDAVGGPDQITGPAITDAAVNGEPLARELLADIGRWLGVGIANLAAALDPELVVVGGGVSAAGDLLLIPTKESFQRTLTGRGFRPQARIELATFRNDAGLIGAADLARHSLIEPPGRVIGGFWPRRRRGVKRARPRRERREAGTTLRQAAAKRVQRRPD, encoded by the coding sequence ATGGCCCGCGCAGCGCGTGCGCCGCGCGCGACGACCCGCGCCGCGCGCTCGCCGGCGAAGGCGCTGCCGACCGCGGCGGTCCCGTACAGCATCGGCGTCGACATCGGCGGCACGAAGGTGGCCGCCGGCGTCGTGAACGGCCAGGGGGAGATCGTCGAACGCGAACTTGCGGCGACCCCGTCGCGGAGCGCGGTCGCGGTCGAGGACACGATCGCCGAGGTGGTGCGCAAGCTCCGGCATCGACACCGAGTGGAGACGGTCGGCATCGGCGCGGCCGGTTGGGTCGACACCGACCAGGCCGTGGTCCGGTTCTCGCCGCACCTGGCCTGGCGGCAGGAGCCGTTGAAACAGCGGCTGGAGCAGCGGATCGACCTGCCGCTGATCGTCGACAACGACGCGAACGCCGCGGCCTGGGCCGAATACCGGTACGGGGCCGGGAAGGGTGCCTCGGTGATGGTCTGCATCACGCTGGGCACCGGCATCGGCGGCGGACTGGTGCTGAACGGGCAGTTGTTCCGCGGCAGCTACGGAATGGCAGGCGAATGGGGCCACATGATCGCGGTCCCCGGCGGCCAGTTGTGCGAGTGCGGCAACCGTGGCTGTTGGGAGCAGTACGCCTCCGGCAACGCCTTGGTGCGCGACGCCAAGGAGCTGGTCCGGTCGGGCTCCCCGGTGGTGCAAGGACTGCTGGACGCGGTCGGCGGACCCGATCAGATCACCGGTCCGGCGATCACCGACGCTGCGGTCAACGGTGAACCGCTGGCCCGTGAACTGCTGGCCGACATCGGCCGCTGGCTGGGCGTCGGCATCGCCAACCTGGCGGCGGCGCTGGATCCGGAGCTGGTGGTGGTCGGCGGTGGGGTGAGTGCGGCCGGCGACCTGCTGCTGATCCCGACGAAGGAGTCCTTCCAGCGAACCCTGACCGGACGTGGCTTCCGTCCTCAGGCGCGGATCGAGTTGGCCACCTTCCGCAACGACGCCGGGCTGATCGGCGCGGCCGATCTGGCCCGGCATTCGCTGATCGAGCCGCCGGGCCGGGTGATCGGCGGGTTCTGGCCGCGCCGCCGGCGTGGGGTCAAGCGGGCCAGGCCGCGGCGTGAGCGACGTGAAGCAGGGACCACCCTGCGGCAGGCAGCCGCCAAACGCGTACAGCGTCGTCCGGATTGA
- a CDS encoding alpha/beta hydrolase: MKLLPRRKTVLPQPATVRPGTDAYAAGDGSIGVLLIHGFTGSPASMRPWAEQLAAAGYRVRVPRLPGHGTSWQELNLTRWQDWYATVKRSYADLSVQTDKIVVCGLSLGGALALRLAARQRVRERRALHRSRRPGRPAEQSPTPLVGLCLVNPALHNADPRLPLLPLLKHLTGSVAGISNDIARPFADELAYNRTPLRALASMVQLWDLTIAGLHRVDQPILLFRSRHDHVVGPTSARILHERVSSTDVTEHELQKSFHVATLDYDADFIVSESLRFIRRVTSS, encoded by the coding sequence ATGAAACTGCTGCCGCGCCGGAAGACGGTTCTTCCGCAGCCGGCGACGGTTCGCCCCGGCACCGATGCGTACGCGGCCGGGGACGGGAGCATCGGGGTCCTGCTGATCCACGGTTTCACCGGATCACCGGCTTCGATGCGCCCCTGGGCCGAGCAGTTGGCGGCGGCCGGTTATCGGGTACGAGTCCCCCGGCTGCCCGGTCACGGGACCAGCTGGCAGGAGCTCAACCTGACCCGCTGGCAGGACTGGTACGCGACGGTCAAACGCAGCTATGCCGACCTGTCGGTGCAGACGGACAAGATCGTGGTCTGCGGGCTGTCGCTGGGCGGGGCGCTGGCGCTGCGACTCGCGGCCCGACAGCGCGTCCGCGAACGCCGAGCGCTGCATCGATCGCGACGGCCCGGCCGGCCGGCGGAGCAGTCGCCGACACCGCTGGTCGGGCTGTGCCTGGTAAATCCCGCCCTGCACAATGCCGATCCGCGGTTGCCGCTGCTGCCGCTGCTGAAACACCTGACCGGCTCGGTGGCCGGGATCTCGAACGACATCGCCCGGCCGTTCGCCGACGAGTTGGCCTACAACCGGACCCCGCTGCGGGCGTTGGCCTCGATGGTGCAGCTGTGGGATCTGACCATCGCCGGACTGCATCGGGTCGATCAGCCGATCCTGCTTTTCCGCTCCCGACATGATCACGTCGTCGGCCCCACCTCGGCCCGGATCCTGCACGAGCGGGTGTCCAGCACCGACGTCACCGAACACGAACTGCAGAAGAGCTTCCACGTCGCCACCCTGGACTACGACGCGGACTTCATCGTCAGCGAGTCACTCCGCTTCATCCGCCGCGTGACGTCCTCCTAA